The stretch of DNA GATACGTCTTCGCGATTTAACACCCTGGCCGGTGGCACGATCTTTCCCGGCCTGCATCATCATGCCCAGTTCCAGGTTCAAGAAAACGGGGGCCACTACAAGGTCCAACTCGACAGCGACGATGACGATACACACGTCGCTGTCGAAGGCACGATCGCTGAAACATTGCCCGACACATCGATCTTTGAATCGATCGCAGAGGTGTCGGACTTTTTCGAAGCGGGTTCGCTGGGCTATTCAACAACACGCAAGTCCAACGAGTTTGACGGCTTGGAACTGCTCACTTTCAATTGGCACGTCCAACCGCTGGAAATCACCAACGTGGAATCGAGCTTTTTTGAGAACACAACCGACTTCCCACCCGGCTCAGTGGAGTTCGACTGTGCGCTGTTGATGACCGGTATCGAGCATGAATGGCATGGGCGGCCGTTGATCAAATCGATCGCGGTCCCGGTAAAATCCTAGCCCTATGACGTATAACGTCAACGTTAGTCCAATTCCTTGATGCGGATGTTCCGCCAAGCGACTTCGTACGGTCCTTTGTCCTTGCCGATGCCGTGGACTTGCAGCCCGATGAAACCTTTGGGGTGCGTTTTGTAGATCGGCTCATCGGTCAAATCGGCAATCGGTTTGCCGTTGATCCAAGTTTGAATCCGCGGGCCGCGGGCGACGACGCGGAATTTGTTCCACTCGCCGTCCTTGAACTGTTTGTGCGGTTTCAACTCATCTTCAGGAGTTAACCAGCCACGCCCGGTCGCTTCGCCGTAAATGTACCCCGCTTCTGCTCCACCGTCGCCGCTGGCTTCGATTTCGACCTGTGGTCCGTTCACGCGACCGGTGGGGGTCTCCTTGGTTTGCGAGCGGATCTGGACGCCGGAGTTCAGTTTGTCGTGGACTTTGACCTCGAATTCGAGCTCGAAATCGCCATAGTCCTTGTCACTGCACAAAAACGAATTCGGGCTACCCGTGTTGGTTTTCCCAACGATCGTTTTATCTTCTACACGGTAGGTGGCGGTGCCGTTGCGTTGTGTCCAGCCATCGAGCGTTTTGCCATCGAACAGTTCGACCCATTCCCCGGCGAATGCGGGGACGGCGGCGAGGGAGACGAACAGTGCGGCGGCGAATCTTAGCGGCAATTTCATAGAGGTCATCCTTTGATAAATGAGTAAATCTGCTCTGATACAGAATACCCACCAGGATGAATTTGTCCAAGGCGCCGGCAGTACTCAATGGCTGCTAAGCATCAAACCCGCACGGGACCCTGGAACAATTCCCCAACCACGCGCGCGCTGGTCACGCGGGCATCGGTCAGCGTTTCGTCGCTGCCATGATGCTCATACGTTAATCGCGTATGGTCCAGCCCCAATTGATGCAACAAGGTGGCATGCAAATCCGAGACTCCCACCGGATCGACGACCGAACGATAACCGATGTCGTCGGTCGCTCCGTGCACATGCCCCGCTTTAAAACCGCCGCCGGCGAGAATCAAACTGAATGCATTGCGATTGTGGTCACGGCCTTTGCCGTTTTGCGAAACGGGTAAGCGGCCGAATTCTCCCGACCAAACGACAATCGTGCTCTCCAGCAGTCCCCGCTGCTTGAGGTCCTTGATCAGGGCAGCGGAGGGCAAATCGCACTTAGCGCAAATCGCCTCGTTATCGGTCTTAGAATTGTCGTGCGCATCCCATGGCTGCGAGTTGGGTTTGACCGGCGGCAAGATTTGCACGAAACGAACACCCGATTCGACCAGCCGGCGGGCCATCAAACACCGCAGCCCATACCCCGCGGTTTCGGGTTCGTCCAGACCGTACATCTTGCGCGTTGCCGGTGTTTCCCGCGACAGGTCCAATGTTTCCGCAGCTGCCAATTGCATGCGAGCGGCGAGTTCGTAATTTTGGATCCGCGCTTCCAGCGACGATTCGTAGGCAAAGTCCTGCTGATGCCTTCGATTCAATTTGGCCAACAGGTCCAAATTTTCTCGCTGTACCGCCGGGGGAATGGGTTGGCTAGGATTGAGATTCAGCACCGGCGTCCCCGCAGTGCTGACTTCAGTACCGCGATACAGCGCGGGCATCCAACCGTTTTGCCACAGCAATGTACCGCTCGTGTTATAGCCCTCGGGGTCGCGAAGCACGACGTAGGCGGGCAGGTTTTGGTTTTCTGTACCGAGTCCGTAACTGACCCACGAACCGAGTGCGGGACGACCTTGGAAGATCTTGCCGGTGTTGAGCGCCACCAGCGATTCGGTGTGGTTGTTGTGAAGATTATACATCGACCGCACCAGGCAAATGTCATCGGCGACCGAACCGAGGTGCGGCAGGATCTCGGCCATCTCGATGCCGCTCTCGCCGTACTTGCGAAACTTCAGCGGGCTGCCTAACAGCGTATTTCCCTCGCTGCCGGGTTGGAACATCTCGACTTTTTCGACGTGCACCTTGCCGCTGTGCTTGGTGAGGTCCGGCTTGGGATCGAACAGATCCATCTGCCCCGGTCCGCCGTTTTGCATCAGCATGATCACCGCTTTGGCGGGAGCCTCGAAGTGTCCCGACTGGGGAGCCAGTCCATTGGCCACCGGCGCGGCAGCTGCGGATTGTTCCATACCGTCGAGATACGAGCACGCAATCGAACCAAATCCCAGCGCGCCGATTTTCAACATTTGCCGCCGGGACAAACGCGATGCATTTTCGATAGGTCGCTGTGCCATGCTCGAACCCCGTCGTCTATTGTCTCAGCGGACGTACAAAAACTCGTTGGTGTTGAACAGAACCTTGCAAAGCTGTGCCAAAGCCAATTGGTCCGCTTGCTCGGCGTTTTTTTCATCCGTGCGGAACCGCTCTGCCTGCCGCTGGAGCAATTCCGCACACCAGCGGGTCTCCTCTTCCGTGGGGAGTCGCCCTAATGCGATACGATAAGCGGCGGCGATTTGCTCCGTTGTTGTTTTGTGTGCGGCAAGTCGCTCTGCAAAAAATGCGGCTTGCTCTAGTACGAAATCATCGTGTAATAGCGTCAATGCTTGCGTGACGACCGCCGACGGCTCGCGCTGCGTGCAATTGCGGGCCACGATCGGTTGGTCGAAAATTCGCAGCATCGTTAGGTGATAGTTGCGGCGCGCTAACACATAGATGCTGCGCCGCCATTGGTAAGTCGGCGTGGGCAATCCCGCTTTTTTGATGACCACCATGCCATCGGGTCGGACATCGACCGGGATAAACTCGCCAAACAGGCTGCGATCCAACTTGCCACTGCTGGCCAAAATTGCGTCGCGGACATATTCCGAATCCAACCGTCGCAAATTCATCCGCCACAGCAGCGCATTCTCCGGATCCGCCATTTCCGCAGCCGCCATCTCCGGCGTGAGAACCGCTGCCTGTCGATACGCATGGGACATCACCATTTGTTTGATGATCGGTTTGGCCCGCCAACCGCTGCGTAAAAACTCGGAAGTCAGCCAGTCCAACAGTTCCGGGTGCGAGGGCGCCGCCCCGGCAACACCGAAATTGTCGCTGGTCGCCACAATGCCCCGCCCGAAAACCTGCTGCCAAAACCGATTGACGATCACCCGCGCGACGTATTGTCCAGACAGTTTGTCCCTGTTAGTCAATTGACGGGCCAATGCCAATCGGCGCCCGCTGGAATTTCCAGCTGCAGCAACCGTTTGGGACTCTTCCGTGCTCGGTGATTCCAGAATGCTGAACAACCCGGGCTGCACTTCCAAGCCGGGTTGTAAATAGTTTCCGCGGCGGAGCACATACGTCGGCGGCGGGGGGTGCGATTCGTGCACGTGCTGTATCGTGCCGTAGGCGCGCTTACTGCTTTGCTGTTTGGCAATTTGCTGAGCGATCAATGCGCATTGCTGTCTGTGTTCGTCGCTTAGCGCCGCCTCGATTTCTTCGGCCGTCACGTTCAATTGGGTTTTATATTGAGCAGCGAGTTGCTTTTGAGCGTCGCTGCGTTTCTCAACGGGCGTGGCGATGGCGGTTTTTGCGGCATCCCGAACGGCGTCGGGTAATGCAGTGAGTTTTTTGTCGTAGACTGTTTGTCGGACCTGCGCGCGAATCGCTGCCTCCTGCTGCGTTAGCTTGGCGATTTCGGCGTCGGCCTGTTGATTGATGTTGTCGATCTCGGTTTTCACAGCGTCAGGAACATCTGCCCGCGCTTTGCCGGTCGACACAACCCAGTGCCGCACATTGAACGCCGGTGCAAAGACCGCTTGCAGACGATAATAATCGGCTTGCGGCAAAGCGTCGTATTTGTGGTCGTGGCATTTCGCGCATTGCAGCGTCAGGGCCAGCAAGCTGTTGGCAACCAGTTCCGACGTACGTTGCACGACATGATGCCGCACGTCAGGCGTATTGAGTTCGTTTTGGTCGGTGTCGTCGTTGGCGGAGAGCAGAAAACCGGTTGCGATCAGGCATTCCAACATCTCTGGCGTGAAAGCCTCGGCGGATTTCCAATCATACAATTCATCCCCCGCCAACTGCTCGACCAAAAACCGGTCAAATGGCTTGTCGGTATTGAACGCCTGAATCACGTAATCGCGATACCGCCACTTTCCATTGAGCGGCTTGATGATTGCCGCATCGTTGTCGCTGCCGAACATATCCACATACCCGACAATATCCAGCCAATGCCGTCCCCACCGTTCCCCGAAATGCTCCGAACCTAACAGCCTGTCCACTAAGCGTTCGTAGGCGCCAGGACCTGCGTCAGAAAGAAACGCGTCAATCTCCGCTGGAGTGGGTGGCAGACCGATCAGGTCAAAGTAGACGCGGCGAATCAACGTTGTACGATCCGCCGGAGGTGAGAGTTGCAGGTTGTGTTCTTCAAGTTTCGCGACGACGAACCGGTCGATGTCATTTTCGATACGATCGGTGGCGTCGACCGACGGCGGTTTTTCGACGTTCAACATCTGATAGGCCCAGTGCTGACGTTGCTCGGCCGTGATGTTCGTTACATCAGCTGTTAAAACGATTGATTCTTTGGACGGCGCATCGGCTTCGATCCAATCGCGCAGCATGCGAAGTTCGTCGACGGAGAGCGGGTTATCCTCGTCGGGCGGCATCTTGCCGGTTTCGATCATGGCGACGATTTCGCTGCGATCGGGAAAGCCACGGACGATGACCGGTCCTGCTTGTCCGCCACGGAGCATGTCCGAGACAGTCCGCAAATCCAACTCCGCTTCCCGCACATCGCCGCCATGACAATCTTGGCAATGCGCTGCCAGAATCGGCCGGATGTCCCGTTCGAATTGCGGGATCGGACGAAAATCGGTCTTGAGGGCGTACTTCTTTGTCAGATACTGCCCCGTTTCGTACTGCTCCGTCGCCGTCAATCCGCGGTCATAGACTAGGACCTCGGCGATGTCTCCTTCAAAGTAGCTGTCCTTGGCATCGACCTGGCCGAAGTGTTGCCCGAGGGCCAACGAGACATGCGGTTGGAATCCCAGAAAATGCGTCCCGTTGAACACCGCTCGCTGTTCGCGCCGGCCGTTGACGTGCAGCGCAAAAGCTTGTTCGCCAGTATAGACCGCTTCGATCAATGTGGGTTGATCATTCCACGCCTCGCTTTGCCCCTCACCTTCGTCGCCATTCTGAATGCCGATCCGGAGTTTCTTACGGCCTTGTTGATAGCCCACCCACAGGCCCGCGCGTTTGGGGAACTCCCCCGTGGCGACGTCGCGGGAATTGAGGTCGATCAACCGCTGCGCCGTGTGCGAGGAATTCGCACTGCCGCGCATCACAATCAAAATATGAAACGGCCGGTCACCGGTGGCAAGTCCTGCAAACTTCTCGGCGACCAAAAGATCATCACCGTCGAAGTGAACCGCCGGATGACCGTCCCAGGCATCTTTGCTGAAAGTCGGCCGCCGCTCTGCGGTTTCCTGGATGACATGATTCCCACGTCCGCTTTTATCAGTCCATCGCGAAATGGCCCCATCAGGCAGCGCGTCGCCGTCGATCTCGCTCGCATCTAACCACAGGATCAACCCCTCTTGAGGCGGCGCCGCATGCGTACTGCCTGGCTCCACAAATCCCGCCATGACAGCGAGCAGAATCGCCAGCCGGTTGAGGAGTGTTCGCGAGTTCACGAAAATCGTTCCTACCAAAGGTCGGCCAATTCCAGGATCGATCGTCGCATTGAGATCGCTACGGAACCGCTCGACCGTCAAAGTGATTTTATGCCGACCGCGTTCACCGTGGGTACGGTCGTGGTACTTCCATTCTAATTCCGTTTTGAAAACTCGTCCAGCAGGACGGACTCGCCAAGCTGTTTTGGGGAATTCTGCATCACCACACTTACAATGTCACGGTGCGGCCGGTGTTAACTTTTCGGTTCGATAATCTGGATTTCCGAATCGCTCAACAACGCCGTCACCGGGGTGCCGCGGCCTGCTTCAAAATGTGCGTAGTTCTTTTCTGCCACGACCGATGCCGCCTCGATGACCCGCACGACGTCACGTTGGCTGGCGGCTGTGGGGTAGGAATCGCCGATTGCTTCCAGCGATTCGCCCAAGATGCGTCGGCGAATCACGGCCAACATCCCAGCGGCAATGGAGGCTTTCCCGTAACCAAAAATTTCCAATTCCCCGCCAATATGATGAATCCGCCCGCCGAACGAGGGATTTCGAGTGCGTGATCCGTCACCGATGATTGCTTCGCGATAACCGCGATCTTGTTGATCGACATAACCCCGGCCGTAGATGCCGTAAAGTTCGATCTCCTGATTGACCGCCCCTTCGAACTCCGCCGGGTTGATCCAATTGTTGTTGTAATCGCCCCGCATGCCGTTGTCATACGTCACTGCTACATCGACGCTGTCCCAGGTCTTGATTGCATGTTGCCGTTTGAATGTCGAGGGGTCGACGCCGCGGCGGCGGGCGATTTCTTTGTGGTGTTCATCCCAGTTGAGCAGTAGGTTCTTTTGGCCTGTGGCAAACACTGTGACCGGTTTGACGCCCAAATAATGGTGGACGACATCCAACCAATGGCAACCGACATAGGCGAACGGATTGCTTTGTTCGGCCCAGGCGAAAATGTCCGTACTGACCTCCAGCGGTTCCTCAAGCACCGTCCGCACGCGGTTGATCGGCCCATATTGCTCGGGGGCTTTGGACATCATCTCTCGCACGAACGGGTCGTACCGCTTGTGCATATCGACAGCGACAATGCGACCCGCCGCGTGGGCCTTGGCGATGATTTGATCCGCTTCGCTGGTCGTCAAACAGAGCGGCTTTTCGGTGATCACGTCGCAACCGGCATCCAACGCATCTAAGATTGGCTCCGCATGCACATGATCGGGCGTCGCCACAAACAGCACGTCCGGTTTGTGTGTGGCCAGTATGTCTTTCCAAACAGCGTCTCCATAACAGGCATCGATCTTGCCGTCCGGAAAGTCCTCGGAAAACCATTGGACAATCCGTCCTGCGGTCCCGCTCTTTTCGCTCCGCGTCCCGACCGCGCAGACGCGAATCTCGACATCCGCTACGTCAGCTGCCATATGGCTCATGCCAATGCTGTTGAGCGCGCCGGCGATTCCGCCCCGCATAAAGTCCTTGAAGGTCTGGCCAATGATATCATCAAAAAACATCCCGCCGCCAATAATGGCAACGTCGATCGTCCGTTTGCTTGCGGTCATGTCGGAAATATCCTGAACGGTAGTGCAGCGGTCATAGAATCGGTCGGGCGCGCAAATCGTCGGCGCGCCAGCGAGTTTTTTTGTAACAGACCGAGGCTAGCCCGGTCCAGTCAACGGCCAGTTCCACCACATCCCGATTCAGTCAGAATTTGCGGATAACTGCTTGGTTTCCCAGAAATCCCGCTCCGAAACGGCCTAAACCGGCTACGGGTGAGCTATTTATTTTGACTATTCAAAATTTATAGTTGCCATTATTAAACTATTTGTTATGCTCGCCCCATCCTGGAATTTCTTTAAGACAAAAACCTATCTACCGAGGATAACCCCATGTCAGCCACACAGCATCGACGCGGATTCACGCTCATTGAATTGCTGGTCGTGATTGCGATCATCGCCATTCTCGTCAGTTTATTATTGCCCGCCGTACAACAAGCCCGCGAAGCCGCGCGGCGGACGCGTTGTAGAAACAATCTCAAACAACAGGGGTTGGCACTGCACAATTACCACGATGTCCATTCCGCGTTTCCGGCTGGATATTACTCGTACGGAACCAGTGATGGTTCAGGTCCCGCTTGGGCAAATATCGATCCACTGACCTGGGATGCAGCACCAGGTTGGGCGTGGGGGACCATGCTGTTGCCATACCTCGACCAAGCCACGCTGTATCAGGCATTGGACGTGGATCGCCCCTGCTTTGATGCTGTGAATGCGAACGCAGTGCAGACCACGCTTCCGGTTTTCTTATGCCCCTCCGCCAGCGGAGCGACGGAACCCTTTACGGTGCGGGACGCGGCTGCAGACCCGTTGTTGGTAGGGGGATCTCCGGTACAGTTGGGACGATCGCACTATGTCGCCAGTCACGGGCAGGAGTCCTGTTGGGGCGAGTGCGGTGCTGCTCCCGCGGGCGTTGTGTTTTCCAATATCTATACCTCAACGACCCGAACCGTATCAATTAATGGCGACGCATCGCGGGTCGCCGACGGGCCGTTTTATCGCAATTCCGTCACGCGGATCAAACACATCACCGACGGCACCACCAACACGGTCTTCCTTGGCGAACATTCGTCGAGCCTCAGCGAAAAGACTTGGGTTGGCGTCGTTCCCGGCGCGTTTACGCATCCAAATTTCACCTCACCTGAAAACGGACCCGATGCTGCTGCGACGCTTGTGCTGGTTCACGCCGGTCCTTCCGGCGGCGAACTGGACATCACCGGCTTTCCCATCATCCACCCCGTCAATTTTCCCACCTATCACGTGGGACAAATGTACTCCGAACATACCGGCGGCGGATTCGTATGTCTGGGGGACGGTTCGGTCCGTTTTGTTTCAGAAAGCATCGACCTATTCGTCTGGGCCGAACTGGCTAGCATCGGCGAAGGCGAAATCATCGGAGAATATTAATCATGCGATTTCGCTATCACCCAAGCTGGGCCGTTGCGATTCTTGCCGCGGCATTCTGCACACAACTCGCCGGTTGCGGGTACCCGCAGGTTAGCCCCAAAGCCTACGAACTCAGCAAGGCCTTGTACTCGGCCTGCAACCAGAAAAGCGCCGAGCGGCTGCCTGCCATCAGCCAACTAATCGAAGATTCCCTGGCCGACGGATCACTCCAGGAAAACGAAGGAGAATGGCTCAAGGAGATTGTGACTTTGGGCCAAAACGGAGATTGGGAATCCGCCGCACGGGAAACCCGCCGCATTATGGATGATCAGGTCGGTCGTTAGTTGCGTGGTGAAAAACCTCACGCTAAGGCGCAAAGCTAGCGAAGGAGTTGGGTGGGGAGGCCGGGTTCTTGGCTTCGCGTAGATGCTTTTTGCGATTCACTCATCGTGCGCGGCTCGGCGGGAGCCTCGCCCTCCCTTGTCGCTGGTTTTGATCATCGAGGTCTAGGGGTTGGGTGGGGATGTGCAAATTAGGACGACCAACATTTCGGTGCCGGTGTTTTCGATGCCGTGCAGACACCACGGCGGCAGGTAGACGAAATCGCCTTTTTTCACCGGACGCGTCCCGCTGCTGAAGGTCATGGTCCCGGCGCCTTCCATGATTACGTAGGTCTCTTCCGTCTCGTGTGATCCGGGTTCCAAGATCGCGTGTGGCGGAATGTAGAAAACGACCAAGCCCATATTTTTTGCTGGGGCGTTGGGATTGACGGGATGCACGACTCTTACGGCGGGGGCGACGCAGTTGGGATAGACGACCGGCACCCCTTCTTGAACGGTGACGATCATCGGCTCAGGCGGTGTCTCCGGCTTGGGGATCTTGGGAGGTTCCGTGCCTTGGTAGCCGACAAATTGTGTGAACTTGGCCATGTTGGGAATCCTAACTGTGATGGTGATTTGATAATGAAGAGAGGTGTCTGATCGTGGTCTGAGCAACAACGCCCATTAAAAGTCGCGGGTGTAGCCGGCGGTCCAACCGCCATCGACAGTGAGAATGTGACCGGTGATGTAACTGCTTTCCGGAGCGGCCAAAAACAGCGCCGCATGGGCGATTTCTTCTGTTGTCCCCGGCCGTGCCAGCGGGATGTGTGCCAGCAATTGTTGAACGGAATCACGAAACGAGCCGTCCTCGCCATAAAACAATTGGCGGGTCCCCTGGGTCATAATCGATCCCGGTGCGATGCCATTGACCAGAATGCCATATTGCCCCAGTTCGATCGCCATTGCTTTGGTGAGATTGATCACTCCCGCCTTGGCAGCGACGAAGGCGCACTGCAATCGCAGTGGCACCAAACCGGCGACCGAGGCGATGTTGATGATCTTGCCGCTCCCCTGTCCTCGCATCACGCGCGCCGCCGCTTGACTGACAGCGAACAGCCCGTTCAGATCGACGTTGAGCAACCGGTCCCATTCTTCGCGGGGAAATTCATCGATCGTCACGCGATGGGCCATGGTATTGACGCCGGCATTA from Symmachiella dynata encodes:
- a CDS encoding DUF2071 domain-containing protein; this encodes MQIPVVRGVIDRRILVNYRINPDVLATLLPAPFRPKLVQGHGIAGICLIRLKQLRPRFLPPLVGISSENAAHRMAVEWEDDGQLREGVYIPRRDTSSRFNTLAGGTIFPGLHHHAQFQVQENGGHYKVQLDSDDDDTHVAVEGTIAETLPDTSIFESIAEVSDFFEAGSLGYSTTRKSNEFDGLELLTFNWHVQPLEITNVESSFFENTTDFPPGSVEFDCALLMTGIEHEWHGRPLIKSIAVPVKS
- a CDS encoding 3-keto-disaccharide hydrolase, with protein sequence MKLPLRFAAALFVSLAAVPAFAGEWVELFDGKTLDGWTQRNGTATYRVEDKTIVGKTNTGSPNSFLCSDKDYGDFELEFEVKVHDKLNSGVQIRSQTKETPTGRVNGPQVEIEASGDGGAEAGYIYGEATGRGWLTPEDELKPHKQFKDGEWNKFRVVARGPRIQTWINGKPIADLTDEPIYKTHPKGFIGLQVHGIGKDKGPYEVAWRNIRIKELD
- a CDS encoding DUF1501 domain-containing protein, with the protein product MAQRPIENASRLSRRQMLKIGALGFGSIACSYLDGMEQSAAAAPVANGLAPQSGHFEAPAKAVIMLMQNGGPGQMDLFDPKPDLTKHSGKVHVEKVEMFQPGSEGNTLLGSPLKFRKYGESGIEMAEILPHLGSVADDICLVRSMYNLHNNHTESLVALNTGKIFQGRPALGSWVSYGLGTENQNLPAYVVLRDPEGYNTSGTLLWQNGWMPALYRGTEVSTAGTPVLNLNPSQPIPPAVQRENLDLLAKLNRRHQQDFAYESSLEARIQNYELAARMQLAAAETLDLSRETPATRKMYGLDEPETAGYGLRCLMARRLVESGVRFVQILPPVKPNSQPWDAHDNSKTDNEAICAKCDLPSAALIKDLKQRGLLESTIVVWSGEFGRLPVSQNGKGRDHNRNAFSLILAGGGFKAGHVHGATDDIGYRSVVDPVGVSDLHATLLHQLGLDHTRLTYEHHGSDETLTDARVTSARVVGELFQGPVRV
- a CDS encoding DUF1553 domain-containing protein, yielding MNSRTLLNRLAILLAVMAGFVEPGSTHAAPPQEGLILWLDASEIDGDALPDGAISRWTDKSGRGNHVIQETAERRPTFSKDAWDGHPAVHFDGDDLLVAEKFAGLATGDRPFHILIVMRGSANSSHTAQRLIDLNSRDVATGEFPKRAGLWVGYQQGRKKLRIGIQNGDEGEGQSEAWNDQPTLIEAVYTGEQAFALHVNGRREQRAVFNGTHFLGFQPHVSLALGQHFGQVDAKDSYFEGDIAEVLVYDRGLTATEQYETGQYLTKKYALKTDFRPIPQFERDIRPILAAHCQDCHGGDVREAELDLRTVSDMLRGGQAGPVIVRGFPDRSEIVAMIETGKMPPDEDNPLSVDELRMLRDWIEADAPSKESIVLTADVTNITAEQRQHWAYQMLNVEKPPSVDATDRIENDIDRFVVAKLEEHNLQLSPPADRTTLIRRVYFDLIGLPPTPAEIDAFLSDAGPGAYERLVDRLLGSEHFGERWGRHWLDIVGYVDMFGSDNDAAIIKPLNGKWRYRDYVIQAFNTDKPFDRFLVEQLAGDELYDWKSAEAFTPEMLECLIATGFLLSANDDTDQNELNTPDVRHHVVQRTSELVANSLLALTLQCAKCHDHKYDALPQADYYRLQAVFAPAFNVRHWVVSTGKARADVPDAVKTEIDNINQQADAEIAKLTQQEAAIRAQVRQTVYDKKLTALPDAVRDAAKTAIATPVEKRSDAQKQLAAQYKTQLNVTAEEIEAALSDEHRQQCALIAQQIAKQQSSKRAYGTIQHVHESHPPPPTYVLRRGNYLQPGLEVQPGLFSILESPSTEESQTVAAAGNSSGRRLALARQLTNRDKLSGQYVARVIVNRFWQQVFGRGIVATSDNFGVAGAAPSHPELLDWLTSEFLRSGWRAKPIIKQMVMSHAYRQAAVLTPEMAAAEMADPENALLWRMNLRRLDSEYVRDAILASSGKLDRSLFGEFIPVDVRPDGMVVIKKAGLPTPTYQWRRSIYVLARRNYHLTMLRIFDQPIVARNCTQREPSAVVTQALTLLHDDFVLEQAAFFAERLAAHKTTTEQIAAAYRIALGRLPTEEETRWCAELLQRQAERFRTDEKNAEQADQLALAQLCKVLFNTNEFLYVR
- a CDS encoding Gfo/Idh/MocA family protein, whose protein sequence is MTASKRTIDVAIIGGGMFFDDIIGQTFKDFMRGGIAGALNSIGMSHMAADVADVEIRVCAVGTRSEKSGTAGRIVQWFSEDFPDGKIDACYGDAVWKDILATHKPDVLFVATPDHVHAEPILDALDAGCDVITEKPLCLTTSEADQIIAKAHAAGRIVAVDMHKRYDPFVREMMSKAPEQYGPINRVRTVLEEPLEVSTDIFAWAEQSNPFAYVGCHWLDVVHHYLGVKPVTVFATGQKNLLLNWDEHHKEIARRRGVDPSTFKRQHAIKTWDSVDVAVTYDNGMRGDYNNNWINPAEFEGAVNQEIELYGIYGRGYVDQQDRGYREAIIGDGSRTRNPSFGGRIHHIGGELEIFGYGKASIAAGMLAVIRRRILGESLEAIGDSYPTAASQRDVVRVIEAASVVAEKNYAHFEAGRGTPVTALLSDSEIQIIEPKS
- a CDS encoding DUF1559 domain-containing protein — encoded protein: MSATQHRRGFTLIELLVVIAIIAILVSLLLPAVQQAREAARRTRCRNNLKQQGLALHNYHDVHSAFPAGYYSYGTSDGSGPAWANIDPLTWDAAPGWAWGTMLLPYLDQATLYQALDVDRPCFDAVNANAVQTTLPVFLCPSASGATEPFTVRDAAADPLLVGGSPVQLGRSHYVASHGQESCWGECGAAPAGVVFSNIYTSTTRTVSINGDASRVADGPFYRNSVTRIKHITDGTTNTVFLGEHSSSLSEKTWVGVVPGAFTHPNFTSPENGPDAAATLVLVHAGPSGGELDITGFPIIHPVNFPTYHVGQMYSEHTGGGFVCLGDGSVRFVSESIDLFVWAELASIGEGEIIGEY
- a CDS encoding cupin domain-containing protein; this translates as MAKFTQFVGYQGTEPPKIPKPETPPEPMIVTVQEGVPVVYPNCVAPAVRVVHPVNPNAPAKNMGLVVFYIPPHAILEPGSHETEETYVIMEGAGTMTFSSGTRPVKKGDFVYLPPWCLHGIENTGTEMLVVLICTSPPNP
- a CDS encoding SDR family NAD(P)-dependent oxidoreductase, whose product is MKVNLQDQVALVTGAAQGIGKSIAESLAANGARVVLTDVDFATVTETAAGHDGCLARQLDVTNPEQIAEVIAATVDKLGRLDIVVNNAGVNTMAHRVTIDEFPREEWDRLLNVDLNGLFAVSQAAARVMRGQGSGKIINIASVAGLVPLRLQCAFVAAKAGVINLTKAMAIELGQYGILVNGIAPGSIMTQGTRQLFYGEDGSFRDSVQQLLAHIPLARPGTTEEIAHAALFLAAPESSYITGHILTVDGGWTAGYTRDF